CCGTGGCCGGGCGCGCCGGATTTCAAGTTGAACTCGCGGAGCGGCAAGGCGTAGATTGCGCCCGCATTCCGGCCGGAGAGATGGCTGAGTGGCCTAAAGCGCAGGTTTGCTAAACCTGTGAACGGGTTTCCGTTCCGAGGGTTCGAATCCCTCTCTCTCCGCCACCTTCCAAGATGCTTCGTTCCGGTCGCGCCCCCGTCCAACATTTGGATTGCCTGACTGCACACGGCGGCCTATCACCTTGTCCAACCTCTCAACCAGGGATTGATCATGAATCGCCCCAAGACGTCACGTCGGCGTTTCCTCCAGGCCGGTGGCCTTGGCGTCCTGAATCTCGCCGTGCCCGGCGTGGTGGTCGGGAAGGACAAGTTCGATGCGTCGGGCAAGGCCGTGCCCTCGAAGAAGTGCTGCATCTTCCTGCTCCTGTGCGGCGGCCCGAGCCACATCGACACGTGGGATTTGAAGCCGGACGCGCCGTCCGAGATTCGCGGCCCATACAAGCCGGTCTCCACCAAGGTGCCGGGCATGCAGTTGAGCGAACTGCACCCGATGCTCGCGAAGGTGACGGACCAGTTCTGCTTGATCCGCTCGATGACGCATCCGCGGCCGATCAACAACCACTTCGACGCGATGCACAACCTGCTGTGCGGCCAGGTCGTCGAGCGGGTGCGCGAGGGCGTGCCCGATGAGTTGCCCTACATCGGCTCGGTGGTGGCGAAGAATCTCTCCAACGATCGCAACCTGATTTCCAACGCGTGGCTCATCAAGTGCGTGGGCCCGCCGGTTTTCTGCGCGCCGAACATCGGCTCGGGCGGCTATCTCGGGTCGGCCTACGCGCCGGTGTTCATTGGCTCGGCGGACAACCATCCGGCGATGCCGAAGTTCAGGTTGCCGGAGATTTACGACATGGCCGATCCCGCCCGATTGCAGCAGCGGCGAAAGTTGCTCGACGCGCTGGAGTCTGATCGCCTCGGCGGAACTGCGCAGGCGAAGGACTGGGATGAACTCCGCGAACTGGCCTACGACGCGATGACCCGGCCCGAAGGCCGGCAGGCATTCGATCTCAGCCGCGAATCGGCGACCGTTCGCGAGCGCTACGGCATGCATCCGCTCGGCCAGAACCTGTTGCTTGCGCGGCGGATGGTGGAGGCCGGCGTGCGCTT
This Verrucomicrobiota bacterium DNA region includes the following protein-coding sequences:
- a CDS encoding DUF1501 domain-containing protein; its protein translation is MNRPKTSRRRFLQAGGLGVLNLAVPGVVVGKDKFDASGKAVPSKKCCIFLLLCGGPSHIDTWDLKPDAPSEIRGPYKPVSTKVPGMQLSELHPMLAKVTDQFCLIRSMTHPRPINNHFDAMHNLLCGQVVERVREGVPDELPYIGSVVAKNLSNDRNLISNAWLIKCVGPPVFCAPNIGSGGYLGSAYAPVFIGSADNHPAMPKFRLPEIYDMADPARLQQRRKLLDALESDRLGGTAQAKDWDELRELAYDAMTRPEGRQAFDLSRESATVRERYGMHPLGQNLLLARRMVEAGVRFVTVNGWVGPAPGETGGGPPSSSWDMHGGNMGMGNAFSTGSYGMGFCLPRLDQALSALLTDLKDRGMLDDTLVVAVGEFGRTPVILTQGPPGRQHWPQCFSAIIAGCGIRGGAIYGESDKTASYPVSNPVTPQDLHATVLHALGVPLNDLGKNTGIIRPPFSTGKPVTALFG